Within the Arachis duranensis cultivar V14167 chromosome 10, aradu.V14167.gnm2.J7QH, whole genome shotgun sequence genome, the region TCCCCATCTTATTTTAGATTTTCATTTCTCTTCCTTATGATATGTACCTCCTGCTTCAGATCTCCTGCTGCTCCATTGTGCAGTGCCGTCATCTAACCTAGGCTGCTCCATCACTCCAACCCACTTTATGTTCAAATTTGACCCacatattaataaaagtttatttgtgaattttttattatttatgaactggtcttcatattttttattaattgccTTTATTATCTGGTCCTTCATTGTCCAGAAAATACTTTCCCTATTAAAAAAAGCTCCATCATTTAAATATGTCATCTCGTTGGAATTGAAATATTAAGTAAATTACCAATAATATTATCCAAAGATTTTGGTTCTCacaaaaaaatctttatttataaaatacagAAACATTCCAAAATATATTAAAGgtacaaactttttttttataaaatttgattagttTGATGTCATCATcttctttgaaagaaaattGATGAAGATGGTTATGCTGTCAAATTTCACAAGTTGAAGGTTTTACTACATGGTTCTAGGAGTTATAGAATCATGTTTGAAAAAGTCAAACAATAAGCTAAGCTTAAGATACAACTATATGCAAGTTGTATGCATCTTATGGCCACCATATATTGATGCGTGGTTATATATAGGCTTTAGAGACGTTGATTAGTTCTTAAATAATGAAGATCATAAATTAATATGAGTAGTCAAATTGAGAGTTATCACTTTCTCCCCACTCCGAAAGTATAATAGATTAACagagaataaaaatatgaattattattattataaatatagtattgtttttctctctcaaatattattataatattattcttcttaaaatatttttatgttattgtaaaaaaaattatacttagaTTAACTAAAAAATGCTATTTTACGGGAATTTTATTACGGAGCTTTTAACTAAATCACATTCTTCATTAAAAccataaataaaatttacataCAGATAAATTTATATAGAATTTTCTTGTCATAGgagattaaaataaatactgAAATACATTAAGTAGATGAAATAATTGACAAGCTTTCACCTTTCTACAAATACAGAGCTGCCTGAGtagaaattttctttttttttttcatttgatttttatttttcgaaattaaaactttttcaagcTCTGATAAGTAGTCAAAAGTCTAACGACTTAATTGACCAATGTTACCATTGACTTGAATCATTTTCCAAATTCTAGGCACCTAGAATGGCCATTAGAAACATGATTAAGAGCCTCCATCTCCTCCTGCTGCTTAAGTGTCTCATACAAAGGAGCATTCCTAGTCTCAGGAATCCAAATGCTCAAAACGCCACTAGCAATGGACAAGACCCCAAACACTATAAAAGAAAGTGATGGGCTCAATCGGCCCACCACCACGAGCAGCGGCGCCACCGACGCCCCGAGCATCAAAGTTTGCCTCAACATTGAGACAGCAAAGTTCCTCACATTTGTAGGAAACAACTCCACACAATAAATATACAAGATATCATAGGCCAAGGAAGAGCCCATAAACCCAACTGCCTCAACAATCAACTGCCCCCAGTTCCCGCCAAATTTGCCACGCGCCTTGGAATTTGAATACCCCTTTGAGAATATTAGGCACAGAATGCAAGAAACGCCTGCCACGTAGGATGAAACAGAGAATAACAACCTTCTGTTAAAAAATCCCAACAGAAAAGAACCAGCAAAAACAGCAGGGATTTCCATAACCGCATTTATAGCCACCGAGACATAAAGattgaaattcaaattctcCACGTTGAGTTGAACTCCGTAGTAAACAAATCCAACCCCAAACCCAGCAATCATAACAAGAACCATTCGTTTCGCAGCCCATTTTGTGGTCCAGAGATTCTCTCTCTTGTTCGAAATTGTTCCGGATTCTTCATCTTTCATTTCAGAAGGATTTGCTAAGGTTAGATTTCGAGGGAATTCGTCTTTGCCGTTTATTCTGGCGAAATATTTCAACACTTTCAATGCATCTTTGCTTCTGCCTCTTATTAGAAGCCACCTTGGGGATTCAGAGATCCAAGGGAGTATTATGATTGCGTATGCCAGGGGCAAAATGGACAAGAATTTGTACAAGTTCCTCCAATTTGTTCTGGTTGGGTATGCCAGAAGAGGGAGTGAGAGGAATCCaattgtaaagaaaaaaaagctgTATTGGCCGGCTTGGCCTCGCCACTTGCGTCCCACTGACTCTGTGGCGAGGACAAGGCAGCTTATGCCGATTCCTGATCTCGCAAACCCTGTT harbors:
- the LOC107469528 gene encoding organic cation/carnitine transporter 1, encoding MEEDQSKESHGRRGTTLVESEEGTKLELTVDEVVEGYVGSLGLSQILHVLVVSFAWIFDAQSTLVTIFSDAQPPWRCKNGVYCTDGRGGSVCGLVPGSWEWVGGDRSSTVAEWGLICDRKFLAAVPASVNFLGSLLGSAIFGHLADTWLGRKRAVMISCILTSITFLATSYSPNIYAYAFFRFATGFARSGIGISCLVLATESVGRKWRGQAGQYSFFFFTIGFLSLPLLAYPTRTNWRNLYKFLSILPLAYAIIILPWISESPRWLLIRGRSKDALKVLKYFARINGKDEFPRNLTLANPSEMKDEESGTISNKRENLWTTKWAAKRMVLVMIAGFGVGFVYYGVQLNVENLNFNLYVSVAINAVMEIPAVFAGSFLLGFFNRRLLFSVSSYVAGVSCILCLIFSKGYSNSKARGKFGGNWGQLIVEAVGFMGSSLAYDILYIYCVELFPTNVRNFAVSMLRQTLMLGASVAPLLVVVGRLSPSLSFIVFGVLSIASGVLSIWIPETRNAPLYETLKQQEEMEALNHVSNGHSRCLEFGK